A single window of Xylocopa sonorina isolate GNS202 chromosome 5, iyXylSono1_principal, whole genome shotgun sequence DNA harbors:
- the Fuctc gene encoding alpha-(1,3)-fucosyltransferase C, whose protein sequence is MKLWILGKTGLTVVTICTFSLYVLSFYFNLRIYDLLRLRRMADELRMTNATKTILFWNTMFGDETFYMGKGDIFLRCPVNDCVATHERHYTDEMTFDALLFHGNELDVADLPATRSPRQWYVFVNLESPVNRPLTDQFYEDFFNLTMTYRLDSDVVWPYNTIRDARTDRIVAPSRDTKWTAFYNRSDDRALEDEESSLSKLIRGKKRPVAWFVSNCNARSGRQKYVDELARHVSVDIYGRCGSRKCPVSEDCFARVAEPDYYFYLSFENSLCDDYVTEKLYNALRYNVVPIVYGGANYSLFAPPRSYINALDFDSPQQLAQYLKRLMNDPREYGRYFVWKRRFKIDSGTREAACNLCKYLHEHKEPRAYSSLSDWYSRSRCPSQEFLRHYGYVTGSLLKRGKD, encoded by the exons ATGAAATTATGGATCCTTGGCAAAACCGGCCTGACCGTCGTCACGATCTGCACGTTCTCCCTCTACGTGCTCTCGTTCTACTTCAACCTGAGGATCTACGATCTACTGCGGCTGAGACGCATGGCCGACGAGCTGCGCATGACGAACGCGACCAAGACGATTCTCTTCTGGAACACGATGTTCGGCGACGAGACGTTCTACATGGGCAAGGGCGACATATTCCTGAGGTGTCCCGTCAACGACTGCGTGGCCACCCACGAACGGCACTACACCGACGAGATGACGTTCGACGCTCTACTGTTTCACGGTAACGAGCTCGACGTCGCCGATCTGCCGGCGACGAGGAGCCCGCGGCAGTGGTACGTTTTCGTGAACCTCGAGAGCCCGGTCAACAGGCCTCTGACCGACCAATTTTACGAGGATTTCTTTAACCTCACGATGACGTATAGATTGGACAGCGACGTTGTGTGGCCGTACAACACGATCAGGGACGCGCGCACCGATCGGATCGTCGCGCCCAGCAGAGACACCAAATGGACCGCGTTTTACAATCGGTCAG ATGATCGAGCGCTCGAGGACGAGGAGTCGTCCCTGTCGAAGCTGATTCGCGGGAAGAAACGACCGGTAGCCTGGTTCGTGAGCAACTGCAACGCGAGGAGCGGTCGACAGAAGTACGTGGACGAGCTGGCCCGACACGTGTCGGTGGACATCTACGGCCGATGCGGCAGCAGGAAGTGCCCGGTTAGCGAGGACTGCTTCGCGCGAGTCGCGGAGCCCGACTATTACTTCTACCTGTCGTTCGAGAACTCGCTCTGCGACGATTACGTAACCGAGAAATTGTACAACGCGttgag GTACAACGTGGTGCCGATCGTTTACGGTGGCGCGAATTACAGCCTGTTCGCGCCCCCGCGATCGTACATAAACGCGTTGGACTTCGACAGTCCCCAGCAGCTGGCTCAGTATTTGAAGAGGCTAATGAACGACCCGCGAGAGTACGGCCGGTACTTCGTTTGGAAGAGGCGTTTCAAAATCGACAGCGGCACTCGAGAGGCCGCGTGCAACTTGTGCAAGTACCTTCACGAGCACAAAGAGCCGCGGGCGTACAGTTCGCTGTCCGACTGGTACAGCCGCTCGAGATGTCCGTCGCAAGAATTCCTACGCCACTACGGTTACGTCACTGGGTCCCTTCTTAAACGAGGCAAAGACTGA